Part of the Natronobacterium gregoryi SP2 genome, TCGTCGATGCCGAGCAGGAGAAAACCCAACTCGAGCGTCGTCAGCGCGAACTGCTCGCGGAGAGTCAGGACGGCGACGGGTCGGCAGCAGACGCTCGTTCGGCCGTGATGGACGAACTCGAGTCGACCGAGGAGCGCCTCGAGGACCTCGAAGAACAGAACGTCTGTGACTACTATCGGAACAACCTGACCGAGAACACGGACGACTTTTTCGCCTGGCTGTTCGAGGACGTTCGCACGCCGGACGAGATCTACGAGTACGCCGAACGTCAGGAGTTTTGCGGCTACGAACTCCTGAAAGAGGGGATCGAGGGTGTCGATCTGGTCGTCTGTAACTACCACCACCTGCTCGACTCGACGATTCGAGAACAGTTTTTCCGGTGGCTCGGCCGTGATCCCGAAGACGTCATCGCCGTCTTCGACGAGGCACACAACGTCGAGGACGCCGCCCGCGAGCACGCGACCCGAACCTGCTCGGAACGAACGTTCGAGTCCGCACTGGACGAACTCGAGGAGAGCGACGATCCCCGTAGCGAGGACGCTGCGAACGTCCTCTCGGCGTTTCACCGGGCGCTCGCCGAGACCTACGAGGACTCTTTCGGGTTCGGGCAGCGAGAGCGAATCGGCGAGAACTGGTCGGACATCGCCATCGTCAACGAGGACAGACGCGACGACCTCACGCTCGAGTTCCTGCAGCGGTACTCGGGTCAGGGGATCGACGACGACCTCGAGGCTGCGATGCAACTCGGCCAGCGACTCGACGAGGAGTACGAAGAGGCTTACCGTGAGGGTGAGACTGCGACGCGAACCGAGTGTCAGACGCTTCAGGCTGCGGGGTTCGTCTCTGCCTGGATGAACGAAGGCGCGAAGGAAGGGTTGTATCCGGTCGTCTCGGTCACCCGCGACGCCGGGACCGACGAGATCTACGGCCGCGCGGAACTGTACACCTGCCTCCCGCGGCAGGTTACGGGTCGGCTCTTCGAGGAGGTGTCCGCCACCGTCTTGATGAGCGCGACGCTTCAGCCGTTCGAGGTCACCGAGAACGTTCTCGGTCTCGAAGACCCGATCGCACTGGCCTACGGGCTACAGTTTCCCGAGAAGAACCGTCGAACCTACGCGGTCGAGACGCCGCCGCTTTTCTCCTCGGACCGGGAAGATCCCGCCGTCCAGGAGGAAGTCACCGACGCTATCTACGACGCCGTCCGGATGACGCCTGGAAACACGCTTGCCTTTTTCCCCAACTACGGCGAGGCGACCCGGTACGCGGATCGACTCGAGTCGCGGACGGATCGGGCGGTCTACGTGGACGAACCGGGTGTGGCCGTCGAGGAACGTCGCCAGGAGTTCGTCGGGGACGACGACGCCGTACTCTGTACCTCGCTGTGGGGAACGCTCGCTGAGGGTGTGAGTTTCGACGGCGAGGACGCACGCACAGTGTTGGTAGTGGGGGTGCCCTATCCGCACCTCGACGATCGTTCCGAAGCGGTCCAGGACGCCTACGACGTCGCGTTCGACGGCACGGAGACGGGATGGCGCTACGCTGTCGAGATTCCGACGGTTCGAAAGACGAGACAGGCACTGGGTCGCGTGATCCGGTCGCCCGACGATGTCGGTGTTCGGGCGTTGCTCGACCGTCGGTACTCGAGTCGGGCGAAGTCGGACCTCGGCAAGTACAGTGTCAACGGCACCTTCCCTCACGAAGAACGAGAGGAGCTGATCGACATCGAGCCGACGAAGCTCAAGTTCGCGATGCTCAACTTCTACGGTGACCGCGACGCTTACGACGACGGGCCGCCGGCACCGTGACCGTCCCCGTCGTTATTCGATCGATACGGAAGCAGTGCCACCGTATACCGTGACGCTGTGCTCACCGTCGTTCTCGACGGTTATCTCGTACGTATCCGAACCTTCGATGTCTTCTGTGCGAGCCCAGCTCCCTTCCTCGTGGGCGATCTGGACGCCGACGGAGTCGCGTTCGGCGTCGGCCTCACCCGTGGTTTCCTCGATCTCTTGGATGTCGACCGAGACCGTCAGGTCGGCCCCTTCCTCGGCCTCGAAGTAGACGGACTCGCCGGTACTCAACGTGGTATCGACACCTCCTCCAAAGAAACTGGAGCAACCTGCAAGTGGCGTTACTGCTGCAAGCGCAACGAACGATCGTCGATGCATGGCTCGAGGTAGCGACAGCAACCTGTAATAATTTCTGGCCGAATCGGAATCAGGCGGGCAAGGAGACGCGACTCACGGGCAGTTTGTAGGAACCGTCCCAGAATTCGAGTTCGCTGACCGTCCACGATACGGGATCGATCTCGCGCTCGGCGAGTCGTGCTGCGGCGGCGGCGTCGCCACCGCGGGCGAGCGTGACGTGTGGGACGTAATCGGCACCCTCGAGACCCTCGATGATGTCGAACGCGTCGGTGAGGTCGGCGTGGATCGCCTCGAGGCCGGGGCTCTCGACCGCCAGGTAGACGACGGGGGCAGAGCCCAGTGGTGGCTCTTCGAAGTAGTCGATACCGGTGATCGTCGCTTCGACTGCTGGAGCACCCTCGAGAGCGCGATGTGTGCGGTGCTGGAGCTGGGCGACGTGGTCGGCCTCGCCGAGCCGTTTGAGCAGACAGGAGTGGGTCTCTCGGACGGAGTCGAATCCCACGAGTTCGGGGTAGAGCTCGTTTGCGAGCGTTCGAACCCGGCCCGGGACGGGAACGTTGACGCTGTACACGGACTGGCAGTAACGAGGAGAGAGGGAGGTATCAGTCTGACGCCTCGTCGGTCGGCCAGATCAGAGGCGGTCGACGAGCCAGAGGCCGATGAGGGCGAGGATCGCCAACATCAGCAGCGGCTGTAGGATGCCGAGGAGGCCGCTGACGAGGGCGTTCAGGACCTCGATCGCAAGCAGGATCGCGACCAGTGCGAGGACGATCTTCAGCAGCGTCTCTACCTCGAGTTTACCGCGGGAGCCGAGCATACGTTCTCTTTTGGAGGACAGTTTGAAAAACGCTCCGTCGAGTGGGGGTCAAGCAGGCTAGTGATTCGGAGCTGTCGTCGGAAAGACCTATTTAGCCAGCACCGGCATTGTAAAATGATGGACGCGAGGGGGTTGTGGACCCTGGTCTGTATACTTGCAGTGGTGGGGTGCTCGGTGGCACTCCTGCCAGTCGCGTCGGCCACGCCCGGTGGAGTCGGGGTGGGTGATGTGGGATCGGAGCAGCCAGTGCTGCAGGAAACGACCAACGAGACCGAGCAGACGGCCAGTGAGAGTGAGCAACTCGACGACGCGGACGAAGTCCACATCGACGTGTTCGTTCACGAGAACGGTTCTGCGACGTTCGTCGTCGATTACCGGTTCGAGAACGACTCAGATGCGAACTGGACCGATCTTCAGGCGGACGTCGAAGCGAACGCCGAGGCGTACACCACCGAGGAGCGGGCGGACTGGAGCGAGATTCTCGAGGATGGGCAAAACGAGACCGAGCGCGACATGGAGATCAGGAACGTGTCGGTGGTGACTGACGTGA contains:
- a CDS encoding 2'-5' RNA ligase family protein, whose protein sequence is MYSVNVPVPGRVRTLANELYPELVGFDSVRETHSCLLKRLGEADHVAQLQHRTHRALEGAPAVEATITGIDYFEEPPLGSAPVVYLAVESPGLEAIHADLTDAFDIIEGLEGADYVPHVTLARGGDAAAAARLAEREIDPVSWTVSELEFWDGSYKLPVSRVSLPA
- a CDS encoding ATP-dependent DNA helicase translates to MSETSGYMRFFPYEQPYENQREAMGRIHNALSRGQDVLFEGACGTGKTLSSLVPALEVAREEDKTVVITTDVHQQMRQFVAEARAITREEQIRTVVFKGKGSMCHIDVGYEECQTLRDNTRELVDAEQEKTQLERRQRELLAESQDGDGSAADARSAVMDELESTEERLEDLEEQNVCDYYRNNLTENTDDFFAWLFEDVRTPDEIYEYAERQEFCGYELLKEGIEGVDLVVCNYHHLLDSTIREQFFRWLGRDPEDVIAVFDEAHNVEDAAREHATRTCSERTFESALDELEESDDPRSEDAANVLSAFHRALAETYEDSFGFGQRERIGENWSDIAIVNEDRRDDLTLEFLQRYSGQGIDDDLEAAMQLGQRLDEEYEEAYREGETATRTECQTLQAAGFVSAWMNEGAKEGLYPVVSVTRDAGTDEIYGRAELYTCLPRQVTGRLFEEVSATVLMSATLQPFEVTENVLGLEDPIALAYGLQFPEKNRRTYAVETPPLFSSDREDPAVQEEVTDAIYDAVRMTPGNTLAFFPNYGEATRYADRLESRTDRAVYVDEPGVAVEERRQEFVGDDDAVLCTSLWGTLAEGVSFDGEDARTVLVVGVPYPHLDDRSEAVQDAYDVAFDGTETGWRYAVEIPTVRKTRQALGRVIRSPDDVGVRALLDRRYSSRAKSDLGKYSVNGTFPHEEREELIDIEPTKLKFAMLNFYGDRDAYDDGPPAP
- a CDS encoding putative periplasmic lipoprotein encodes the protein MHRRSFVALAAVTPLAGCSSFFGGGVDTTLSTGESVYFEAEEGADLTVSVDIQEIEETTGEADAERDSVGVQIAHEEGSWARTEDIEGSDTYEITVENDGEHSVTVYGGTASVSIE
- a CDS encoding DUF7554 family protein, with product MLGSRGKLEVETLLKIVLALVAILLAIEVLNALVSGLLGILQPLLMLAILALIGLWLVDRL